Genomic segment of Sarcophilus harrisii chromosome 4, mSarHar1.11, whole genome shotgun sequence:
TATTAAAAgcttctgtgaaatggaaaaggtctGCCCAAATTCATCCTCAATTGACTCCCAACTCCAAACTTTACCTGTAGCTTTCGTGCCATGGCAACAACATCATGATCAGGAGGGTTATATTTGTAACAGTTGGAAAACATAAGCCGCACATCAGCTGCAAACTCTTGTGCATCTCGGTAATCTCTGTTCTCCATCTTTCGCTATGGGAAGGAAGATTATGTTAAAGGATACCCAGAACTTCAACCCAGGGAAGAtaatccattttttcctcttccttaaaATGACACAGTCCCATATCACAGATACAACACAGTAGGGATAGCCTCACCCTCAAGAGAGATTTTCTCTAAGATCTCTAGGTCCACAGTCAAATCTAAATTTGAAGCCAAAGGACTTGGCTGGCTGAGGGCTGTCATTCTGCAAgctagaaagataattttaataaaaggTCTGAGACTAAGATATCTAATTATCCCTCTATCATatattcctttctacttttttttttttttttccaaaccaaGGCACACATTGCACTGTTAGCAAAGAAGGCAGTTCTCTCAAAACCAAAGGGTAAACTGAGCCTGCTTCAGATCATGGGATATTTGACTCACAAAAACCCAATTCCTAACATTTCTGTGCTTTTTAAAAGTCTGGGCAGCGatagatatataaacatttgATTGTTGAGACCAAGTATTCCAAACCATCCCCCCTAAAGTAGGTACCTTAACAGTGCTGAGGTCCATGGGATGCTTAATTATATCATGGTAGTCATGTAGGCCAAGAGCTGAAGCATCCACAGGCTTATAGAAAGGCCAGGCATAAGCAGCATGTTTTTTGGAAAGAAGCTCTTTTAAAATGCCATTGCAATGTTTCAGTTGCTCCGACAGCTTCCCTTTTTTAGAGCTCTGGTGCTGTTGCTGGGAGTCTGGCAAGTCTTTTCGTGGGGGTTTGATGGGACGGCCACTTTCCCGGCGTGTAGGGGGTAGCCTGGCTGCTTTGGGCTCTGGGCCACCCCCAGGGGGGCTGGCTGGGGAACCAGGAGCCAGGATAGCTGTTGGTGTTGGCGTGGTAGTGTCTGCTTTCCGCTTCACCccctttttctaaaaaagaaaaaaaggaaatcagaaagagactgaatatatatttttttaatagtgcACTATTCTACTCCCAACAAGAAATTTGTAGGATCTCACCTTGGTGAGTGGCTGGGCAGTAGGTGCTGTAGAAACTGCTAGTAAAGGGGTGCCAGCAGAGTGCAGAGActtgagaaggggagaagagatgaCTGAGCCATGGGGAATGTTCAGGACAGTGGTGGGAATTTCGGGTGATGGGGCATACAGAGGTGTGTGAGACAAAGAAGAGACAGCAGGCACCTGGTGGGCATTGGTGAGGCTGCTCTGAAGTGCtggtgaataaaataaatatatttttaaaaataggtaataGATGAgctattataaaatttttctcttggACTGTGTCCAAGCCATTACTAAAATTGGGGTTCATTCTGTTCTTCCAGCCCAAATGTCTTTCCACCCCAAACTACCAATCCATGTTACCTGCTAGCTTTGCCCCCTTCTTGTGGCTATTCTTGGGAATGGTCACCACCAGTTCCTGTTCTTCAGATGGCATCAGTGCCACCTTCTGCAAAAAGATCTTTTCTAGTGTCTGTGCCATCAATACAATGTCATCTGTGGGCTATTGGGGAAAAACCAACAATTGTTAGGGGGaataaaaatttccttccttACAAAGCTCCCAGGCCTAGGGAATTATTTAAGAGCCTAGGATGCTTACTTTGATACCTAGCTAAGGCAATTCCATTAAGATAAAACAAATGATAAATTGTGGggaaaattcaaggaaaaaaatttcctttactGTAAAGATTCCCTAGGATTATAATAATCCCCATTTATGCAAAGAAAGTGTTAGCCACAACCTCTGAAAAAtgattagcattcattttttttagcacaaaacttttttaaaatcaaagtttaacaaaaaaggaaaaaacattttgcaGTTTAGACTTGCAGCCTAATGATAGAAGTTGTTCTAGGCAAGATACTTcacttttctgtatttcttatgTAAGAAATGGCTagaatcaatgattttttttttttttttttattgctatggTGTTCCAGAGTCCAGATTCTTTACTTTAGAAGTGAAAGTTAACTCAAAGATTTCAAAGCAGAATTTTGGTGAACTAAGGAGAAATGAGAACGAGAGACATTTTTATAGGGGGCAGGAAAAGAACCCCCTGCTCACAATGGGAGAGTTCACCTACATAGCCCAACTGGTGGCAATGGAACTTCCCAAATCAGCCTGGAGAGAAGCTGATACTAGTTGGAGCTATTAAGTGGTATACACATCAATGGAGGTGGACCCACCTTGTTGTAGATGTAGCAATTGGTGAACATGGTATTGAAATCCTGCATACACTCAGAGGCCAACCAGTAATAGTTGTTTTCCAAGCGTCGTTTGATGGTTCCCATGTCCATGGGTTGTTTGATGATTTTGTGGTAGTCCTAGGGGAAGAAATAGCACATCTCAGAATTAAATGGATCCTCACTTTTCCCTATTCACACTCACACCCTAGGCTTTTAAAGGGCTTACAGCCCTATCCCTAAACTGCGGCCCCCACCCCCAACTACAAGGAAAAAGGCTGGGACTTTATAGTGCTAATATTCAGAAATTGGTTTCTACCTCCATGAAGTTTCCTATCATCCCCCTAACCACCCTCTTATTCCCAACCCTTTCTGGGAGGTCTGTGACATTACCTCTGGGGCTGGCTATTCCGTGGGCAGCATGAGGGGTAGGAAGAAGCTAAGGATATTAGCCACCGTGGTCCTCTCCCAACCCCAGGCAGGAATCTGCAAAAGGGAGCCAGGTCATAAGTTAGGGAGGGACATATGAGGAGATATGCTAGGGATGatcaaaggggaaagagaggtaTTCTAAGGCAAAGAAGGATCTAAACTGAtcctatagtattttattttaaagtatagtACTTGGGAGAAATCCCATCTTTTAATCATGGGGGATTGATAATACCCTTGGGGGCCGCAGCACCTGTTCTAAtattccccccccaccccattcatacataatccccattttattccattttcttctcatccCAGGCACTCTACTCACCGGCAGGCCCAGTTTGACGGCATCTACTGGCTGCCGGAATGGCCAGGCAAACTGATGCTTCCACAGGGCTTTCATCACCACCTTGTGTAAGTACTGCAACTGATTAGTGACACGACCAGGCTTCTTGGGATTAGATACTTCAGGGGGTGGTGGATTGGCAGGGGGAAGATGCAGAGCAGGCACTGAGGCCATGGTTGGGCTCTCAAATCCTTCATACAACAGAGAAGGTTTCCGGATCCGCTTCCCTGGGGCTGCTGCCTCAGGGCCCAGGCCCAATAGGCCCGCATTCCCCTCCCCAGGGAGCCTGAGGGAGAAAAGATTTTGAGTTGAGTGAAGGGAATGGTTTAAGCATTTCAATTCTGAGTCTGAAAAAGGACCAATAGCTTATTCCCATTTGGGAATAAAACTACCACAGGTCCAGGGAAAAGGGAAATTAACATTATAAAGTGCCTAGGAAGagccagatactgtactaagagctttacaaatattttcatttgatttcattgAATGGTGGTATGATCACTTGGATTCAGGCCCAGAGCCCTAGAGAACAAAGACCATGATATCAAAAAAGGCAGggtactaaaaaacaaaacaaaaacaccctTGTACCCTCTTTGCAGAGGAAAGAAACTCTGGTCAGTCCTGCAAGTGCAAAGTTCACTTTACCACAGATGGTGATGGATAAGGAAAAGATCAAATTAATTTAGAAACATGATTTCATTGTTACTTTAAGAGTCTAGCTACAGCCATGCAGCATAAACTTTAATACCACCAACAAAAAGGTTCACGAAATAAGATCAAAGTCAGAGGCAGCAAAAGCAATTCTAATAACTAATTCCAAAATACATTAACCAAAAAGGCATGACATAGATGTctcttttgaaaacaaaaattggtTTCGTTAAGCTAATTCTGGTAGGCCCTAATTCAGTCCAGGGCTGGAGAAAGGGTGAAAATGGCTCCCTTActagtatcttttaaaaattgttttttagttGAAAAAGTACCTCGTTTGTGCACAATTGTTTTCATGTCATGTCCCCTATCAAATCGTGAACTCATTGAGACTATAtatccagaacttagcacagtgcctgggacatagaaTCTataatgcttgttaactgacgtCTAATTGTTTACAACACCCAACCAGGACACTGTAGTGGAGGAGCTCTTGGAATAAAGAATGCTGGAATAAAATCTTCCTCCTGAGGAATTTCTTAACCCAATTACATTTCAGACCCACCAAATTAAATCAAGAAGAACACTACGATTTTGAACCTTTATTGGAAAGGAAAGGATGTGTACAAGAAAATCACCACAATGAACTattaaaactttatatatacataataaatagtaTGATTCCCCACCAAAACACCAAACAAGTCCACAGTCTGCTCCCACAGCACCATCGCCATGGCAACCCAACACAACCCAAGAGCTAGAGCCTTACACTGAACCAGTTAGGATCTCAGCCAATACACAGGAACCACCAAGAACCAGCTGACTCTCAACTCCCACCTGTCAATGTGCCACAGAAGCAACTCATCCCCACCACACCCCCACAACCGGCATTTAAGACAGCATGCACCCccgggaaaaaaaatccaaaagccCAAATCCGCCCATCCCAAGCTTCTAAAGCCATAAATTGGGTCAGCTCTGCTGACAAAAAACAGTGCAGCTCATAGCTCCACAAAATAGCCCATTCCTGCCCTTCACCCCCGCCAAAACCTAGCTGCGCGGCTCCAGATACAACAGTTCAATACCCGCGTTTAAGACGTACTTGCTGTGGGGGGTCACGTTCTGCAGCATCCTAGCAGTCCCGGGTTCTGCACCGTCCTTAGCCGCAGCAAGTCCAGATGGCCTCGGGTCCCCTCTGCCCCAGTCCGACCGTGTCCTGCATAACCCAGGAGGGGGGGCCGGCTGTTCTCGGCCCCCCCCGGGAGCTCCTCCCGAACCCGGACGGCCTGGCACCAATGCACTGCCCTCTCTGCAGCACCTGGAGGAGGCCTTAGCGCCACGGCGCGCTGCTCAGGCGGCGGCCGGTTGGAAAATGGCGGCGGCCCAAAGTCGAGGCGAACGAGTTAGGGATCTGAGAGGGAGGTTCTTCGGAACTAGCAACAGAGCCCAGATTTCTAACACTGGCAATTAAATACGACCTGATGCTGCGTGTCCCGGTTTCTAACTTTCTGCTACGGAGGGCTGAAGTGTCTAGAAGCCGATTCTGGAATCGGATGGCAGCGGATGGGCACGGAATTAGAGCGCCGACGCCTCCATCTTTGATCTCttaagggaagaggagggggcgGGAAGGCGCCGCAGACAGGCCCGGCGTATTGGGCGGGGCCCAAGAGAGGGTAGCTCGAAAGGTTTCTATGGGGTCTGCAGTACTCGCCAAAGTTGGTCCCAGGCCAAGCCAAGGGACATCTCCGAACGGATGGATGTGGATTGTAATGGCGAACTCCAGAGTTGTGCCACCCCAGTAGCTGTGGGACCGATACTCCTCCCCCAGACTACAGGCCGCTCAGCTCCAGCGCGAAATGGCGCCGCGGAGCTCTGCTCTGCCCCTTTATATATAGtcgggggtggggggcggggaaGAGGGCGGAGCTCCGTAGCTCCCGCTCACCACCGTGCTCGCGACTTCCCCTCCGGCAAGCGCGCACAAGCACGGGGGTAGGAGAGGCCTAGAAGCCCGCCCCTCCGCGGGCGACTTCCCCATTGGTGGGCTACAGTAATGACATCACTGGCCTGCCTCCTCTGTTTCAGTCACCAGGCAGAGCTTCCCTACATTGGCCCATAAGGAAGCCACAGCCCGCCCACCGAGGGCGCCAATAGGCTGTATGATGGTCCCGGGACCCAAGAGCGGGAGGAAGGTCGGGGGAAGGGAGGGCATAGAAGAGCAGTGGGGTCTCCCACACCCACAGCTCCTTCCCTTCCGGCCGTCGTCTTCCTCTCCTCCAAATCTGTCGGGCAAGCCAAGCGATTGGTGAAGGCGGGATGGGTAGTGCCATTCGTTGCTCTCTTATTGGCTGGCTAAACGGGCGATGGgcaaggaaggggggggggggaacagggATGGGGGCCACGTGGGCGTCGTTGGTCTTGCGCCCGGGCGGGGGCGTGGCAGTTGGATGCGACGGGTTGTTGTTCTCCAAGACGCTACAGCTACAGCAGTTGGATCCCTGCAAAAAGGGAGTAAGGAGACGCCATCTTAGGGAAGGATACCAGAGTACGGTCTGCTTTGTGTCCTAGGAACACGGCAGTGAAGGGGCCCCACGTCCTTCCCGTGACTGCTAATTTCcaaaaacaaattccttaaaACCCTGCTTTCCTTTTGTTAtaagataacttaaaaaaaaaaatccactaaggGCACAAAATCTCCAATATAAATGAAAGCCTTGCTTCACGGACACCTTCCCGCTTCCCCTTCCCTGCCTTTCACTCTCTTCAGACTAGGCTTCACAGACCTCTCTGCGATCCTCGGGGCGGTAAAACGAGCTTGGAACAAAAAGTTCACTATAGAATTCAACAAAACTCCACACTCCACTGGCTCTGACATAGAGGACTTAAAATTGTGCAGCTCTAATGCCCAGCCACGGAGCCAGGAAATCAAGCCAAAATctagccaaaggaaaaaaaactacacaCTGCCCAAGGCTAACATCGTCGGCCATTGTTGTGCTCCTCTCCTAACCCTTCCATACTAATAGCGGGGTTTAACTTGCCATTTTCAAGCTTTTCTCTACGGAAAAAAAGGTGCATCACCCACAAGTCCTGCAGCTACTTAAGAAACCCTTCctctctgaggtccttttttaGGGGGCTCCTCTCAATGACTTCATTGGGGGTATAAGGCTTTGATACCTTAAATCCTTGTCCCCTTTGGCTTCCCAGAAATTGCATTTAGGGGAGTTAAAGGGGTGACACAAGAGGAGCGCCTGGGGGTCCTGGTTGAGCTCAGAGCCAGGATCTGGCTGGGCTTTTTAGATGTTAAGATGGCCGCCAGTGGGTGGCCTCTTTACTTCTCTCCTCATCGACCACAAACAGGGACAATACTGGGCTAATATGGTGGGTGGGGAAGGGAAGCTGGCAGGTGTGCCCCTCAGTCCTTGAACTTGGGAAGGCCTAAGTGCTGCTCTCGTAAGTGAGTGAGGCCACCCCGAGCCCCCACCTTGCTGCAGTCGTGACACAGCAACTTTGCCaaacttcctcccttcccccctcctgcTGTGGTGCCTCCTTCTCTCTGGGCCAAGCAGTAAAAGGCCTATGGAAGGGCCTACCCCTGAAGGTCGGGGAAAGGCACGAGGCCCTAgccagagagaaagataaagaacagCTTTCCCCCTTCGCGATTCCGGAAAAATCACTCCCACCAGATAgatccctcccctcttccccaacCCTTCCCGGGCTTCTGAGTCACAGGCCCTGGCTGAAGCAGCAAGAAAATATTTCTGGGAATGAAACAGCCAGCCCAGCATTTTGGGAAAGGCCTGACAGTGGGGTTGGAGGCACTTGGGGAGAGTGAAATGGGACAAAAGGTAAAATGAAGGCTCTTGGCACTGGCTCTGGgtccccccccccgggccccagCCTCGACCTTGAATCCTCTTGTTTGCCCTTTTTACATAACCCAAATTCCTGActtgttttctctccctccccaccaaaCGAAGCTACGATACATAGCGTTTTGTGCCtcgggaagggagaaggagggataGCGCTCGCACACACGTGAAGGCGAAGCTGAATTTTGCACAACCTGCAAGAGCAGCCATGTGATAACTGCAAGCTTCCCAACATCAATGACACAAAGGGAGCACTGTAACCCTCCCGGCAAGGGTTGGGGAAGAGAAGTGTGTGCGGGGGAGACCCTGAAGCTGAACACACTGCATCTCGAAAACTGATTGCCGGGGTTAATACCATGCCAAAGGCCATTTAAAAACATCGCACAGTGAGTAGGGATGGGCAGCAGGCACCATTCTCACTTCCCCAGCCCGTTAAATCCCCCTCCTTAATCCCCTCAAAATACTTCCGTTCTCACCTGACTCGGGATCCCTGCACCCCTAAGGGACGGTGGGGAGGGAAGTCACATACCGGCAACCCCGTCCTCTCATTGACAGGAAAGGGGGTGATTGGatacttcccctcccccaccataGGTGCCCCCTTGCCCCGGTATTGACCCCAACTTCTCCCACGCTATTAGACGCAAAATGCTTGACAATAttccgcccccctcccccccgccgcAACCCTCACCAGCCCCCAGGACCCCACTTCACCATCCTACCTATTGGCTGAAAACCTGAATGACTGACATTACCTCACAAGGAAGGCCTTTCTCACCTGGCTCCGGCAACCCTCCCGCGGGGGCTCTGGTGCTCCCCTCGCCTCGGTGTGGGGGGGAGGGTGTAATCCGGGGTGTCACCCCCCCGGAAACTGCAGCGGTGGGGGGGCGGCACCCCTGGCCCCTCCCTTCCTGGGGGGAAAGAGTATCGGGACCGCGAGGCCACGTCAGCAGTGCCGGGATTGGTTAAGCCAGGTCACGTGCTATTAGCCCCCGCCACTAGTCATCCGGGCAAGTTTTCCGTAGGTTTTTTTAGGAATGCCCGGGGAGGCCCGGGGCTCTCTGTCCCCCAGACCTAAATCCACGGTTCTGCTACTGTCTCCTCTCTCAACCTGGATTTCTTTTCAGCGACTGTCGCGCTCCCCCCATGTCTCCTCCCAGTCCGGGTTCAGCATGGCTCCCGCAGCCCCGGGGCGGGCAGGGCGCAGGCGCGAGGGTGCGGTCCGAAGCGgtaaggggaggggaggggagccgacgtgggggtgggggtgggggtgaggccGCGGGGCGGTGCGCAGAAGCCGGAGCAGGCAGCGCTCGCCGGGCTGCGGGGCCTCGCGCCTTTGGGACGCCTCTCTCGCACCCTCTAGGGTGGTGGGTGTTAAGAGGCTGGCGCATTAATCAGTTTTCTCTCCTCGCGTCACCCCGGGGCTGGCTTTGCCGCCACCCGCACCCTCGGCCTAGTTTCCGCGGCGGGGGCGGCCTCGGGGATGCGTGGGGGAGGGGCCTGCCGCCCGGGCTTGGAAGTTTCCGCCGCCGCAGCCAGCTTGGGGGAGTCGCAGCGTAGGTGACGCCCGCTGTTTGGGACGCTTCCGCGTGGGCGCCGTTTCAGGCCGCTGCCCCGCGCGCCTTCCTCAGACCTCCCTGCTCACAGCGTGGCTGCACGTTTGCTGCAGCCCCCACGAGTCCTTGGGTCACAGCTGCCCGGCTGATACTCCCGAACCTGTGGCCGGAGCTCGCGCTTTCCGAGTCGCCTCCGGAGAACGGAAAGCTCTTCCCGGTCTAAGTTCACCCGGCCCTGTCTAGATTGATTCCACACTATTCGTTTGCACAAGACTCTGCCCTTGACGCTCAGGAAGTGCGAGGCCGCTTCCTGCCCTAGCGTGGAACTGCCTTCCCGGGCGCCCCTTGGAGTCCCGGTCTGAGAAGGGCCTCCGTTTTTCCCTCCGCTTCCCCTCAAGCGCAGCCCCGCAGAGTAGCTGACTAGCGAGCCTTTGTGAGGGGGGCTCTCTTAGACTAGAAAGCAAATGAAGCGGGAACCTAATTGGAGAGGATTTCAGGATTTCCCGGCCGCGAGGGAGAAGTCTGAAACGCCTGAATTAGGACAGGTAGCTCTACCATAGACGGATGGAGGAGCTTCGGCTCAGCCTCGGGGCAGGTTTTTGGAGGCCCCGCCTTATCGTATCCCGTCAGGCAGCTGAATTGCAGTGTCAGGCTCCCCTGTAAATCTGCCCGGGACTGATGCGTCTTTGCCAAATCCTCTTCGGACTTGGCCCACCCTGGCATTCTGCCTGCGGTCTCTTTCCCCTTGCTAGAACTCTCTTAAGATGCCGTGGGTCTGGCCGGTGGATGGCATTGCCCACCTCGTGGCGCATCCCTCCTTCCTGCTTCCACTAGTGCGTTCCACCAGGGAAACTGTCTTTACGTGTGCGTGAACTGGTTTCGACCATGAGGTTTAATTGATTAAATTCCTGTGACAGACACAAGACCCGTGAAGGGGAAGGGGAGCAAAAGCACTTTGCACAAGGGAAGTCCCTGAAGGCAGTTTTACAGCTGTGATTCGAAACAGTCCGCCGGGGTGACCCAGTTGTGTAGACAAACTTCTAGGTGAGCAGAGAGAATAGAGCACAGTGACTGgggtgctgggtctgaagtccgTAAGACTTGCTAGACTCTAATCCCGCCAAAGACATCTGTTTACTaacggggcaagtcacttaacactgcttGCTTTAGTTACTCCTCTGTGCggtgagctggaaaaggaaatggtgtgCTTGGACAGTGTCGTGGTCAAGAAATCCCAGATGGAGTCATGaaagagtcacacatgactgaacagcaaaagaaagaataaagacatTACTCACTTGAGAGGGGATGACTTTGTGGAGGATAAGGCCTTTGTGTcaggagacagaaaaatagatgtggggagaagaataaagaacaatcaaacgttaatttttttcaaaatttattttatttaaagaaacaataagaaagacagaaaagcaaTGCAAAACAAAAGAGCATTGTCATTCTGCCCAGCAGACGTCAGGGAGGATTAATATATAACAGCAaatactgttatgggccagaattctgagcttgaaacaaaggatgcttacaaggtattGCGTGtaactgaggagacaatggttaaatctagtttagcatggatttaatcctacaacaaataatggtttcctagtgatataatgattggtttattcTCAGTgcagagcatataagctaggagcttTAGCCAGGATTTATTTGGGGAaagtcagaagccagagaagacagatgggagctcaagctcttggaaccaaggagagagatagacctgTAAGAAAACTAGCTGAACCCCAAGCGAAGGaaataggactttgaaggagacaataaagcatttggactttaacatctggctgtacttgtggtgattgctctgaaatgaaacaaaagccgctcccagagaccccaaggaaaccgaaccagagaacattatattttggtgCCTAACATGGGGCTAAGAACtttcatctgtgacccagaaattagggtgagtacaaaaatagacaaagtAACTTTGTTAAGGGTTAAAGTAGTATGCCCGCTAAAACAAGACATGTTTAGAAGGGAGATTTCTCCACCAAAAGGAAAATGTCGAAACCTTGgtcagactgataaaaaaaatcaaggtttaattgtaacttgggagcacatcattgaacttttagaaacagtatagtacacatctccttagttctctaaggaaaaagaattggatccagacGAGTGGAtctaggagagcaactatgtaaatactacaatgataatggacctgactcaatttccaaagaaacactttatacatataacttaatgcGACTGGCCTTAGGAAATTAtctaagttatagaataaggaaaaaaaaagagagtaggAGAGGGAGGATCcagacaaactaggtgaaaagaatgaagaatcagGTAAGATGGAGTTCAGTACAATTCTGAGCTTGGTACTTCACAGCAAGAGcaattagggcattccccatcccctgacctacccccctcaattaacccttcatgggtggagggagaaggaggagggggagaggcaatAACACAATTGCCACCACCTAtaaagcagcctatgacaagattacaaaaggcactgatTAAGGccaaaaaaggacaggatatatctgatttaaaaataaatgcataccctgtgattgaagagcttgactcttcaggtcaacaaaggagaagatacactccttttgatctggaaaaaattaaggatttgaaaaagggttgcactctttaggGGCGATATCATCCTATGTTAATATGTTACTAGAAagttggcttatgaaatcttaacccccagtgactggaaatctatagcaagcacatgtttagaacctggacaaaacttgttgtgatTTTCAGAGTATAGTGAATTATGCAGGActcaagcccaatgaaataggcaaactggagttaaaaTACAAATCAcatttgaccaactagcaggtgaaagTCGGTATGCAGACAATTCAGCACAGtagcaaattgctactgctgcaatAAAAGCATGGGGTTCCCTCTCAGGAAAAGATCGACGGgaaccttcacaaaaatagagcaaggtcccaattaaccttttgctgattttgtgagacatctgcaaacatcccacaaaatctgcagAGAGTTCATTGGGACCGTGCTCtattttgtgaaggctttactcCATCTTTCTCTGGGAGAAAAATCCCAAGCTTTTGTTGCAGCAGCAGTGATCTGTTCATAAGCTGTTGTGGGGTaattgcaaacagctgtcacaagaaccattggagaaaatgcagttACAAGAAttataagacaactggcta
This window contains:
- the BRD2 gene encoding bromodomain-containing protein 2 isoform X1 gives rise to the protein MLQNVTPHSKLPGEGNAGLLGLGPEAAAPGKRIRKPSLLYEGFESPTMASVPALHLPPANPPPPEVSNPKKPGRVTNQLQYLHKVVMKALWKHQFAWPFRQPVDAVKLGLPDYHKIIKQPMDMGTIKRRLENNYYWLASECMQDFNTMFTNCYIYNKPTDDIVLMAQTLEKIFLQKVALMPSEEQELVVTIPKNSHKKGAKLAALQSSLTNAHQVPAVSSLSHTPLYAPSPEIPTTVLNIPHGSVISSPLLKSLHSAGTPLLAVSTAPTAQPLTKKKGVKRKADTTTPTPTAILAPGSPASPPGGGPEPKAARLPPTRRESGRPIKPPRKDLPDSQQQHQSSKKGKLSEQLKHCNGILKELLSKKHAAYAWPFYKPVDASALGLHDYHDIIKHPMDLSTVKRKMENRDYRDAQEFAADVRLMFSNCYKYNPPDHDVVAMARKLQDVFEFRYAKMPDEPLEPGPLPASTVLPPGLAKSSSESSSEESSSESSSEEEEEEEEEEEEETESSDSEEERANRLAELQEQLRAVHEQLAALSQGPISKPKRKREKKEKKKKRKAEKHRGRAGMDEGDKSPRLPRPPPPKKSSKKAGGGGSSGPGAAGPPNFGLPGSGATRPPKKAMKTAPPPTTAAYDSEEEEESRPMSYDEKRQLSLDINKLPGEKLGRVVHIIQAREPSLRDSNPEEIEIDFETLKPSTLRELERYVLSCLRKKPRKPYTIKKPVGKTKEELTLEKKRELEKRLQDVSGQLNSTKKPPKKASEKVESAQQVAVSRLSASSSSSDSSSSSSSSSSSDTSDSDSG